The following proteins are co-located in the Solanum pennellii chromosome 8, SPENNV200 genome:
- the LOC107027680 gene encoding uncharacterized protein LOC107027680: MGAKKLTDFKPISLIGSVYRIISNVLTERLKKVMHKLVDTQQLSFIKGRQIMDAILMANECVDFRIRSKVPDILCKLDIKKAYDHLNWNFLLETLSRRGFGGTWMRWIKFCISTVKYSVLINGSPKGFFSSLR, encoded by the coding sequence ATGGGTGCAAAGAAACTCACAGATTTTAAACCCATTAGCTTAATTGGTAGTGTGTATAGAATAATCTCCAATGTGTTAACTGAGAGGCTTAAAAAGGTTATGCACAAGCTAGTGGACACACAACAACTTTCTTTTATTAAAGGAAGACAGATCATGGATGCTATTTTGATGGCTAATGAATGTGTGGATTTTAGGATCAGAAGCAAGGTGCCAGACATTTTATGCAAGTTGGACATTAAGAAAGCATATGACCATCTCAACTGGAATTTTTTGCTGGAGACCTTATCCAGAAGAGGTTTTGGTGGTACATGGATGAGATGGATAAAGTTTTGTATCAGTACTGTGAAATATTCTGTTCTCATCAATGGCTCTCCTAAAGGTTTCTTCTCTTCACTGAGATGA